A genomic region of Marinitoga sp. 1197 contains the following coding sequences:
- a CDS encoding DAK2 domain-containing protein → MTELNAKDFYVAFKKAAETLLVNKDEINALNVFPVPDGDTGSNMSSGMLEACEWLDKVKNKDKLKDIMKNMRDGLLMGARGNSGVILSQIFRGFTETLEDKETVTTKDFIEALKNAKEVAYHAVIKPVEGTMLTLIRKVAERAENELSEIKDFEEFLDKLYEISEEVVEETPKYLKKLRDANVVDAGAKGVSYIIKGFRDAIKGDTTINLKEIEGASAEQIKEIAYEEIKFQYCTECVLKLNNSEISKEEIDKIRAFLEELGDSIVLVHQGEFLKTHVHTNRPGKVFEEFINYGELYKVKVDNMKVQHEHVVETANAVTSSEEEPIYETNNENWGIITVSPGEGITKIFKSLGVDKVIFGGQTMNPSVKDFMEAIETLPQKKILILPNNPNIILTAEKVADMVKDKEILVIKTKYIQEGISALLAFDDNMTYEELKEAIESEISSIVPIQVTYAIRDSEIAEEKIKKDEYLVFVGKELKAHSFDLTEAVIKVLKEKINDGYEIMTIFYGQDIELKTVELIANELMEDFPDLEVEIHNGSQPHYPLLISLE, encoded by the coding sequence ATGACAGAATTAAATGCAAAAGACTTTTATGTGGCATTCAAAAAGGCGGCCGAAACATTATTGGTAAACAAAGATGAAATAAATGCATTAAATGTATTTCCTGTTCCTGATGGAGATACAGGTTCAAATATGTCCTCAGGAATGCTTGAAGCATGTGAATGGCTTGACAAAGTTAAAAATAAGGACAAATTAAAGGATATAATGAAAAATATGAGAGACGGATTATTAATGGGAGCAAGAGGAAATTCCGGAGTTATACTTTCTCAAATATTCAGAGGTTTTACTGAAACACTTGAAGATAAAGAAACAGTAACAACAAAAGATTTTATAGAAGCATTAAAAAACGCAAAAGAAGTTGCATACCATGCTGTAATAAAACCAGTAGAAGGAACAATGCTCACATTAATAAGAAAAGTTGCTGAAAGAGCAGAAAATGAATTATCTGAAATAAAAGATTTTGAAGAATTTCTGGACAAATTATATGAAATTTCCGAAGAAGTGGTTGAAGAAACACCAAAATATCTAAAAAAATTAAGAGATGCTAATGTTGTAGATGCTGGAGCAAAAGGTGTTAGCTATATAATAAAAGGATTCAGAGACGCAATAAAAGGCGATACAACAATAAATCTAAAAGAAATAGAAGGTGCATCAGCAGAGCAGATAAAAGAAATAGCATATGAAGAAATAAAATTTCAATATTGTACAGAATGTGTATTAAAATTAAATAACTCAGAAATATCAAAAGAAGAAATAGACAAAATAAGGGCATTCTTAGAAGAACTCGGTGATTCAATCGTATTAGTTCATCAGGGAGAATTTCTGAAAACACATGTTCATACCAATAGACCAGGTAAGGTATTCGAAGAATTCATAAATTATGGCGAATTATATAAAGTAAAAGTAGACAATATGAAAGTTCAACACGAACACGTTGTAGAAACAGCTAACGCAGTAACCTCATCAGAAGAAGAGCCAATTTACGAAACAAATAATGAAAATTGGGGCATAATAACAGTATCGCCTGGTGAAGGAATAACAAAAATATTTAAAAGTCTTGGTGTAGATAAGGTTATTTTTGGTGGACAAACAATGAATCCGAGCGTAAAGGATTTTATGGAGGCTATAGAAACATTGCCTCAAAAAAAGATATTAATATTGCCAAATAATCCTAATATTATATTAACAGCAGAAAAAGTTGCAGATATGGTAAAAGACAAAGAAATACTTGTAATAAAAACAAAATATATACAGGAAGGAATTTCAGCTTTATTAGCTTTTGATGATAATATGACCTATGAAGAATTAAAAGAGGCAATAGAATCAGAAATATCTTCAATAGTGCCAATACAGGTAACCTATGCTATAAGAGATTCGGAAATTGCTGAAGAGAAAATAAAAAAAGATGAATACCTTGTATTTGTCGGCAAAGAATTAAAAGCGCATAGTTTTGATTTAACAGAGGCTGTAATAAAAGTGTTAAAAGAAAAAATCAATGATGGATATGAAATAATGACCATATTCTATGGTCAAGATATAGAATTAAAAACAGTGGAATTAATTGCAAATGAATTAATGGAAGATTTTCCGGACCTTGAAGTGGAAATTCACAATGGGTCACAACCACATTATCCATTATTAATTTCACTCGAATAG
- a CDS encoding Asp23/Gls24 family envelope stress response protein → MIVETELGKVTIKPEVFNEIVYRAALESYGTVDIGKGGFLNKLTSMLQKPQEKGVEVIEENNRVIINLYIYMEYGLPLKRVASNAQENVYHRIKEALGDVDVVVNVKVVGIKS, encoded by the coding sequence ATGATAGTTGAAACTGAACTTGGAAAGGTAACCATAAAACCAGAAGTATTTAATGAAATAGTGTATAGAGCAGCATTAGAATCATATGGTACAGTTGATATAGGTAAAGGTGGATTTCTAAATAAATTAACCTCAATGCTTCAAAAACCACAAGAAAAAGGTGTTGAAGTAATAGAAGAAAATAACAGAGTTATAATAAACCTATATATTTATATGGAATATGGATTGCCTTTAAAAAGAGTTGCATCAAATGCACAGGAAAATGTATATCATAGAATAAAGGAAGCCTTGGGGGATGTCGATGTAGTTGTAAATGTAAAAGTCGTGGGAATAAAATCATAA
- a CDS encoding TM0106 family RecB-like putative nuclease, which produces MKMDLLNYRNIKKCKHFVPIYKRPTKYFEINYEGITIVASYDEYDNRRKTAKISRESRKLKLNHIYHIIAVYLYFRKNGKDVRGIEVTLENKVHYFSERWIERKMPLLKKEIEYFKTPQEKTPGNHCKFCKIKVQCHRELLKKGDISIVPGISTSYLKLLKDININPIKAVEANKIEQVPPQFRKPLYNLKSLLENKPIIINKFDIPKKYIVYDVETYRDLDFLHGILIKNKYKAFLNLENIDDNLERFLKFIDSTKDIIVHYDVYDIKRLQMITKNISHLYKYLYKIEDRSYDLYEKIQKNIAIPVTSYSLKDISKYFGYKWRTDLNGYAIFIEYKNYLKGHKESLEKIIKYNEDDCRATAMIMEKLRELMK; this is translated from the coding sequence ATGAAAATGGATTTATTAAATTACAGAAACATAAAAAAGTGCAAACATTTTGTTCCAATTTACAAAAGACCAACAAAATACTTCGAAATTAACTATGAAGGAATAACAATAGTAGCCAGCTATGATGAATACGACAATAGAAGAAAAACAGCAAAGATATCCAGAGAATCAAGAAAATTAAAATTAAACCATATATATCATATAATAGCTGTATATCTATACTTTCGAAAAAATGGAAAAGATGTCAGGGGAATAGAAGTAACCCTTGAAAATAAAGTCCATTATTTTTCTGAAAGATGGATAGAAAGAAAAATGCCATTATTAAAAAAAGAAATAGAATATTTTAAAACACCTCAGGAAAAAACACCAGGAAATCACTGTAAATTCTGTAAAATAAAGGTTCAATGTCACAGAGAATTACTAAAAAAAGGGGACATATCCATAGTTCCTGGCATATCAACAAGCTATCTGAAATTATTAAAAGATATAAATATCAACCCTATAAAAGCAGTAGAAGCAAATAAAATAGAACAGGTACCACCACAATTCAGAAAACCATTATATAATCTTAAATCATTACTTGAAAACAAACCAATAATAATAAACAAATTTGACATACCAAAAAAATACATAGTATATGATGTTGAAACATATAGAGACCTTGATTTCCTACACGGAATATTAATAAAAAACAAATATAAAGCATTTTTAAATTTGGAAAATATAGATGATAACCTTGAGAGATTTTTAAAATTCATAGATTCAACAAAAGATATAATAGTTCATTATGATGTTTATGACATAAAAAGACTTCAAATGATAACAAAAAACATATCACATCTATATAAATATCTCTACAAAATCGAAGACAGGTCATATGACTTATACGAAAAAATACAGAAAAATATAGCGATTCCAGTAACATCATATTCATTAAAAGACATAAGCAAATATTTTGGCTACAAATGGAGAACAGATTTAAACGGATATGCCATATTTATAGAGTACAAAAATTACTTAAAAGGACATAAAGAAAGTCTGGAAAAAATAATAAAATACAACGAAGATGATTGCAGGGCAACAGCAATGATAATGGAAAAATTAAGGGAGTTGATGAAATGA
- a CDS encoding type II secretion system F family protein — MKLFYFQGKNFSISINGYIVGKNDIDALKNIDKSIEIEKFEYVKKINFRKLNTKEHFKLIKMLKAFISSGLQFFDAILFIRENQEVSQKIKIALDLLINNIKIGMPYKNAMDSNTYFDYEFRKSLSKASDNNEMLKILKRLENVYENRIKNTQEIKNLLSYPILLFSGVISLLLFLQFMIIPIFKSTFNTSFNFNISWFLVGVISSITATLILLLKNKRKFDSILYKIPIIKKIYRKYALLEFVETTLIFVESGYTTYEAFEKSSEILSSKKIKEDIIHILNKLEEGNDIIDILQKTNLNELLFSISLSRDLSDLKQPFKILETELNFEINQIIHRIKKLLEPVLIMVISLIILEVAYGFYGGIFNTINNIGL, encoded by the coding sequence ATGAAACTTTTTTATTTCCAAGGTAAAAATTTTAGTATATCAATAAATGGTTATATAGTAGGTAAAAATGATATAGATGCGCTTAAAAATATAGATAAATCCATAGAAATAGAAAAGTTTGAATACGTAAAAAAAATAAATTTCAGAAAATTAAATACAAAAGAACATTTTAAACTAATAAAAATGCTGAAGGCGTTTATATCATCTGGACTGCAATTTTTTGATGCAATATTGTTTATAAGGGAAAATCAGGAAGTTTCACAAAAAATAAAAATAGCCTTGGACTTATTGATAAACAACATAAAAATTGGCATGCCATACAAAAATGCTATGGATTCTAACACCTATTTTGATTATGAATTTAGAAAATCATTGTCAAAAGCATCTGATAATAATGAAATGTTAAAAATATTGAAAAGACTTGAAAATGTATATGAAAATAGAATAAAAAACACACAGGAGATAAAAAATTTATTATCTTATCCTATTCTGCTCTTTTCAGGGGTAATCAGTTTGTTATTATTTTTACAATTTATGATTATTCCAATATTTAAAAGTACATTCAATACCAGTTTTAATTTTAACATATCATGGTTTCTGGTAGGTGTTATATCAAGCATAACAGCAACATTAATATTATTATTAAAAAACAAAAGAAAATTTGATAGTATATTGTATAAAATTCCAATAATAAAAAAAATATACAGAAAATATGCTTTACTGGAATTTGTTGAAACAACATTAATATTCGTTGAAAGTGGGTATACAACTTATGAGGCATTTGAAAAGAGTTCAGAAATTTTGTCATCAAAGAAAATAAAAGAAGATATAATACACATCTTAAACAAACTTGAAGAAGGGAATGATATCATAGATATTCTCCAGAAAACCAATTTAAATGAATTGCTTTTTAGCATTTCACTATCAAGGGATTTAAGCGATTTAAAACAACCCTTTAAAATATTAGAAACAGAATTAAATTTTGAAATAAATCAAATAATACACCGAATAAAAAAGCTTTTAGAGCCAGTGTTGATAATGGTTATATCTTTAATAATATTAGAGGTGGCATATGGGTTTTATGGTGGAATATTCAATACAATAAATAATATAGGGCTATGA
- a CDS encoding damage-control phosphatase ARMT1 family protein — protein sequence MYAKYECIVCIIDQIKSIINKDFKNYTEREKFEIMKNISLDMLKYSDYGKKPIEMARIIYDKLSEYTGTTDYFKEEKKQSNETFLDVFDEMYLFLKDSDNPLKNAAKLSALGNVIDYGVKNSFGELEWELENILKIKKFALDDFESFYESLENSKILLYIHDNAGEIVLDKLFIKLIKEEFPDLHVVSVVRGAPIINDVTLEDAKEIGLDEVSSEIISSGSKIPGTLLSNVNQEFMIAYKQADIIISKGQGNFEGLSEENENIYFVLMAKCPVVSRDLGVNIGDLIFSRKRLFVK from the coding sequence ATGTATGCTAAATATGAATGTATTGTATGTATCATAGATCAAATAAAAAGTATAATTAATAAAGATTTTAAGAATTATACTGAAAGAGAAAAATTTGAAATTATGAAAAATATATCGCTTGATATGTTAAAATATTCGGATTATGGAAAAAAACCCATTGAAATGGCAAGAATAATATACGATAAGTTAAGCGAATATACGGGTACTACAGATTATTTTAAAGAAGAAAAAAAACAATCAAACGAAACTTTTCTGGATGTTTTTGATGAAATGTATCTTTTTTTGAAAGATTCAGATAATCCACTTAAAAATGCCGCAAAATTATCAGCTCTGGGAAATGTTATAGATTATGGTGTTAAAAATTCTTTTGGTGAGTTGGAATGGGAATTGGAAAATATTTTGAAAATAAAAAAATTTGCTTTAGATGATTTTGAGAGTTTTTATGAATCATTAGAAAATTCAAAAATCTTACTTTATATACACGATAATGCTGGTGAGATTGTTCTGGATAAATTATTTATTAAGTTAATTAAAGAAGAATTTCCTGATTTACACGTAGTTTCTGTTGTTAGAGGAGCACCCATAATAAATGATGTTACACTTGAAGATGCGAAAGAGATAGGCTTAGATGAAGTTTCTTCTGAAATAATTTCTTCTGGAAGCAAGATACCAGGAACGCTTTTAAGCAATGTAAATCAGGAATTTATGATTGCTTATAAGCAAGCAGATATAATAATTTCTAAAGGTCAGGGGAATTTTGAAGGATTAAGCGAAGAAAATGAAAATATTTACTTTGTTTTGATGGCTAAATGTCCGGTTGTTTCGAGAGATTTAGGGGTTAACATCGGAGATTTAATCTTTTCAAGGAAAAGATTGTTTGTAAAATAG
- a CDS encoding glycine--tRNA ligase subunit alpha, with translation MYIQDLILKLDKFWSEYGCVIDQPYDMEMGAGTYHPSTFFKTLGKEPYNIAFVQPSRRPTDGRYGENPNRMQRFHQYQVILKPSPKNSQEIYLESLKAIGIDPLEHDIRFIEDNWESPTLGAWGIGWEVWLDGMEITQFTYFQQMGGISLKPISLEITYGIERLAMYLQGKDNVYETMWNKDVPYGKLFKENERQFSIFNFEKANIKTLYNLFETYKNEFESLIKEKLYLPAYDYLVKAAHAFNLLDARNAISVNERQKYILIIRDMARKTARTYLEEIGGEGNE, from the coding sequence TTGTATATACAGGATTTAATATTAAAATTAGATAAATTTTGGTCAGAATATGGTTGCGTAATAGACCAACCATACGACATGGAAATGGGTGCAGGCACATATCACCCATCGACATTTTTTAAAACACTCGGTAAAGAACCATATAACATAGCCTTTGTTCAACCAAGCAGAAGACCTACAGATGGAAGATATGGTGAAAATCCTAACAGAATGCAGAGATTCCACCAATATCAGGTAATATTAAAACCATCTCCCAAAAACTCTCAGGAAATATATTTAGAATCATTAAAAGCGATAGGGATTGATCCTTTAGAACATGATATAAGATTTATAGAAGATAATTGGGAATCACCAACATTAGGTGCTTGGGGAATAGGATGGGAAGTATGGCTTGACGGAATGGAAATAACTCAATTTACGTATTTTCAACAAATGGGAGGAATTTCATTAAAACCTATATCACTTGAAATAACATATGGAATAGAAAGGCTTGCGATGTATTTGCAGGGAAAAGATAATGTATATGAAACCATGTGGAATAAAGATGTACCATATGGCAAATTATTTAAAGAAAACGAAAGGCAATTTTCCATATTCAATTTTGAAAAAGCAAATATAAAGACATTATATAACTTGTTTGAAACATACAAAAATGAGTTTGAATCACTAATAAAAGAAAAATTATATTTACCGGCATACGATTATCTTGTAAAAGCGGCACATGCATTTAATCTGCTTGATGCAAGAAATGCCATAAGTGTAAATGAACGTCAAAAATACATATTAATCATAAGAGACATGGCGAGAAAAACTGCCCGCACATATTTAGAAGAGATTGGGGGCGAAGGCAATGAATAA
- the deoC gene encoding deoxyribose-phosphate aldolase, protein MELRDLIQAEIERYNKDFKIIEKDIVLKPQDVARYIDHTILKATTTPEDIKRICKEAKEYKFFSVCVNPAYVPLAKEELKDSDVKVATVIGFPLGANAIDVKAYETDIALNDGADEFDMVINVGMLKSKEYKYVYDEIKAVVEAAQGKTVKVIIETCYLTTEEKIAACVISKEAGAHFVKTSTGFGTGGATVEDVALMKFVVGNKLKVKASGGVRSFEDAEKMIKAGAERIGASSGVKIVSGEKSESDY, encoded by the coding sequence ATGGAATTAAGAGATTTAATTCAAGCGGAAATAGAAAGATACAACAAAGATTTTAAAATTATAGAAAAAGATATAGTTTTAAAACCACAAGATGTTGCTCGATATATAGACCATACCATTTTAAAAGCAACGACAACACCAGAAGATATCAAAAGAATATGTAAAGAAGCTAAAGAATATAAATTCTTTTCTGTTTGTGTAAATCCAGCTTATGTTCCACTTGCAAAAGAGGAATTAAAAGATTCTGATGTAAAAGTTGCTACAGTTATAGGATTTCCTTTGGGTGCAAATGCCATTGATGTAAAAGCTTATGAAACAGATATAGCTTTAAATGATGGTGCAGATGAATTTGATATGGTTATAAACGTTGGAATGTTAAAAAGTAAAGAATACAAATATGTTTATGATGAAATAAAAGCAGTTGTTGAAGCTGCTCAGGGAAAAACCGTAAAGGTTATTATAGAAACATGTTATCTAACAACTGAAGAAAAAATTGCAGCATGTGTTATATCAAAAGAAGCTGGCGCTCATTTTGTTAAAACATCTACAGGTTTTGGTACAGGTGGAGCAACAGTTGAAGATGTAGCTTTAATGAAATTTGTTGTTGGAAATAAATTAAAAGTTAAAGCTTCTGGTGGAGTTAGAAGTTTTGAAGATGCTGAAAAGATGATAAAAGCTGGTGCAGAAAGAATTGGAGCCAGTTCAGGAGTTAAAATCGTAAGTGGTGAAAAATCAGAATCTGATTATTAA
- a CDS encoding acetate uptake transporter — protein sequence MEIKNVSVSEKLANPAPLGLMGFGMTTVLLNLHNAGIFELNVMIMAMGIFYGGIAQVIAGIFEMKKNNTFGATAFTSYGLFWMSLVGIWTLPKMGLGNAASSTAVAFYLLMWGIFTLFMFFGTLNGNKSLQVVFGSLTVLFFLLAIGDFTGNALIKVIAGWEGIFCGASAIYTAMGEVLNEKLGKTVLPL from the coding sequence ATGGAAATAAAAAACGTTAGTGTTTCTGAGAAATTAGCGAATCCCGCACCTCTTGGATTGATGGGGTTTGGAATGACAACTGTTTTGCTGAATCTGCATAATGCCGGTATTTTTGAATTAAACGTTATGATTATGGCTATGGGAATATTTTATGGTGGAATTGCACAGGTTATTGCAGGTATTTTTGAAATGAAGAAAAATAATACTTTTGGAGCAACGGCGTTTACATCTTATGGTTTATTCTGGATGTCTTTGGTTGGTATATGGACATTACCGAAAATGGGACTGGGTAATGCAGCCTCTTCAACAGCTGTAGCTTTTTATCTTTTGATGTGGGGTATATTTACTTTATTTATGTTTTTTGGAACATTAAACGGAAACAAATCTCTTCAAGTTGTTTTTGGTAGTTTAACGGTACTTTTTTTCTTACTTGCAATTGGAGATTTTACAGGAAATGCTTTAATTAAAGTTATAGCTGGATGGGAAGGTATTTTTTGTGGAGCATCTGCAATTTATACTGCTATGGGTGAAGTGTTGAATGAAAAATTAGGTAAAACAGTTTTGCCATTATAA
- the glyS gene encoding glycine--tRNA ligase subunit beta, which yields MNKSLLEIGVEELPSSEYENIIKQLYTYTEEELKSRNISYSKLQVFIAPRRFGILLEGLPEKEPDRTIERKGPAKKVAFDENGNPARPYQGFLNSLKGENYEIKEKEIKGNIYMFAKIKKEGKKISETLSEIYPSIIKKLRFKKPMRWGNGDYEFIRPVHWVVALLNYDIVDFELFGINTSRKTFGHRFLGKGEISINHPENYFNELRENFVIADYTERKERVEKEIEAISTNNELKIEKDEELINEITQLTEYPTAVLGSFNEEYLDLPEEVIKITVKHHQRSFVAKKENKITNYYVAFQDGLSEEKNVTNGYSRVINARLDDAKFYYKEDLNTDEETYLSKLNEITYQAGLGTYLDKVKALKEISKIIAEKLNYKNQNLLKAAELSKIDIPTHIVYEFPELQGTMGRIYLKHKGYKEDIYMVPEEHYRPIEENDELPSDLNSLIISLSDKLYDIIGFFGIKKIPTGSKDPFALRRKAYGVLRIIIENNWDIDLNEIMKEIAKIINIEYLEKEIADFFKGRFETYLSKKGISTDVINTVTINWNKPLRALISAQALNKVVYSENFKTFIKTFQRVQNISRKHDSLKYEGRLFKEEAEKQLFDEYLTVKSKMEEKIEHLDYESAIEELLKLKSAIDNYFDNVFVMDKDESIRINRLGFLKNIANLFLEFGDIEKLYS from the coding sequence ATGAATAAATCATTACTAGAAATAGGAGTTGAAGAATTACCATCAAGTGAATATGAAAATATAATAAAACAATTATATACATATACAGAAGAAGAATTAAAATCAAGAAACATATCCTATTCCAAATTACAGGTGTTCATAGCGCCAAGAAGATTTGGAATATTATTAGAGGGACTGCCTGAAAAAGAACCGGATAGAACAATAGAAAGAAAAGGTCCCGCAAAAAAAGTTGCTTTTGATGAAAATGGTAATCCAGCCAGACCATACCAAGGATTTTTAAACTCATTAAAAGGTGAAAATTATGAAATAAAAGAAAAAGAAATAAAAGGCAATATATATATGTTTGCAAAAATAAAAAAAGAAGGTAAAAAAATATCTGAAACTCTATCGGAGATATATCCATCAATAATAAAAAAATTAAGATTTAAAAAACCAATGAGATGGGGTAATGGTGATTATGAATTTATAAGGCCAGTACACTGGGTAGTGGCATTGTTGAATTATGATATAGTAGACTTCGAATTGTTTGGAATAAACACATCGAGAAAAACATTTGGACACAGATTCCTTGGAAAAGGTGAAATATCCATAAACCATCCGGAAAATTATTTTAATGAATTAAGAGAAAACTTTGTAATAGCAGATTATACAGAAAGAAAAGAAAGAGTAGAAAAAGAAATAGAAGCAATTTCAACAAATAACGAACTAAAAATCGAAAAAGATGAGGAATTAATAAATGAAATAACACAACTAACCGAATATCCAACAGCAGTATTGGGATCATTTAATGAAGAATATCTGGATTTGCCAGAAGAAGTAATAAAAATTACAGTAAAACATCATCAAAGAAGTTTCGTAGCAAAAAAAGAAAATAAAATAACAAATTATTACGTTGCATTTCAAGACGGATTAAGCGAAGAAAAAAACGTTACAAATGGATATTCAAGAGTTATAAATGCAAGGCTTGATGATGCAAAATTCTATTATAAAGAAGACCTGAATACAGATGAAGAAACATATCTATCCAAATTAAATGAAATAACCTATCAAGCAGGTCTTGGAACATATTTAGACAAAGTGAAAGCGTTAAAAGAAATATCAAAAATAATAGCAGAAAAACTCAACTACAAAAACCAAAATCTATTAAAAGCAGCAGAACTCTCTAAAATAGATATTCCCACACATATAGTATATGAATTTCCTGAACTTCAAGGAACAATGGGAAGAATATATCTAAAGCACAAAGGTTATAAAGAAGATATATACATGGTTCCAGAAGAACATTATAGACCAATTGAAGAAAATGATGAATTGCCATCAGATTTGAACTCATTAATAATATCATTATCAGACAAATTATATGATATAATTGGTTTCTTTGGAATCAAAAAAATACCAACTGGTTCAAAAGACCCATTTGCACTTAGAAGAAAAGCATATGGGGTTTTAAGGATAATAATAGAAAACAATTGGGATATAGACCTAAATGAAATAATGAAAGAAATTGCAAAAATTATAAATATTGAATATCTCGAAAAAGAAATCGCAGATTTCTTTAAAGGTAGATTTGAAACATATCTATCTAAAAAAGGAATATCAACCGATGTAATAAATACAGTAACAATAAACTGGAATAAACCACTACGCGCATTAATATCAGCTCAAGCTTTAAATAAAGTAGTATACTCTGAAAACTTTAAAACATTCATAAAAACATTTCAAAGAGTACAGAATATATCCAGAAAACACGACTCTTTAAAATATGAAGGAAGATTATTTAAAGAAGAAGCAGAAAAACAATTATTCGATGAATACCTCACAGTAAAAAGCAAGATGGAAGAAAAAATAGAACATCTGGATTATGAAAGTGCAATAGAAGAATTATTAAAATTAAAAAGTGCAATAGACAATTACTTTGATAATGTTTTTGTTATGGATAAAGACGAAAGTATAAGAATAAACAGATTGGGATTTTTAAAAAACATAGCCAATTTATTCCTTGAATTTGGTGATATTGAAAAGTTGTATAGTTAA
- the amrB gene encoding AmmeMemoRadiSam system protein B → MKRYPVVAGTFYPENKKELLEMISGYFPDNNNLDDNKEKNYIKPMGLISPHAGYIFSGKTASYGYYEIFKKGKIKSVIIIGPNHTGIGPNISVYPEGTWITPLGELKVDKMAKTIVEKLEISGDYSAHQYEHSIEVQLPFLQYLYGNTFKIVPIILGDQSLYTSKKLAEVLNELMEDGILIIASSDLNHYENHEITMKKGEMLINAIQRKNPQLLYEKVKQYSITACGYGCINTLLYMNFEKVKILNHTTSATAFGDYDRTVGYLSALLEK, encoded by the coding sequence ATGAAAAGATACCCTGTTGTGGCAGGGACGTTTTATCCAGAGAATAAAAAAGAATTACTTGAAATGATAAGTGGATATTTTCCAGATAATAATAATCTGGATGATAATAAAGAAAAAAATTATATTAAACCAATGGGATTAATATCACCACATGCTGGATATATATTTTCTGGAAAAACAGCTTCATATGGATATTATGAAATCTTCAAAAAAGGTAAAATAAAATCTGTTATAATAATTGGACCTAATCATACAGGTATAGGTCCAAATATTTCTGTCTATCCAGAAGGGACATGGATTACACCACTTGGAGAGCTAAAAGTAGATAAAATGGCGAAGACAATAGTAGAAAAATTAGAAATATCAGGAGATTATTCCGCACATCAATATGAGCATTCAATAGAAGTACAACTGCCTTTTTTACAATATTTGTATGGAAATACATTTAAAATAGTACCCATTATTCTTGGTGATCAAAGCTTATACACATCTAAAAAATTAGCAGAGGTATTAAACGAATTAATGGAAGATGGTATATTAATAATAGCATCAAGTGATCTGAATCATTATGAAAATCATGAAATAACCATGAAAAAAGGAGAAATGCTAATAAATGCGATACAGAGAAAAAATCCACAATTATTATACGAAAAAGTAAAACAATATAGTATTACTGCATGTGGATACGGATGCATAAATACATTACTATACATGAATTTTGAAAAAGTAAAAATACTAAATCATACAACAAGCGCTACTGCTTTTGGTGATTATGACAGAACCGTTGGATATTTATCTGCATTATTGGAAAAATAA